One genomic segment of Streptomyces sp. RerS4 includes these proteins:
- a CDS encoding ATP-binding protein, with the protein MRAVLRSERARLTALYGALLVLAGGGLVALVNVLLREQLYARISGAVTTVMPGLPVDAGGHARPTPATPAPTPGGGMSFAPAEKLPPGATPSPELLDRWSTTRNLSTAVEQAAVRELTLVSLIALAVFAVVSVWLAWWMAGRVLRPVGVITETARRLSAANLHERIALKAPPGELKRLADTFDGMLDRMEDLVGAQRRFAANAAHELRTPLAVQRAAAEIGLAGEPDAAKVARIRERLIAVAESSEHLVESLLLLAVSEEGLESARPVDLAALVASEAAAFDSPADPDTPTVTTDLAPLTVRGDAALLGHLVRNLLDNAVRHNRPGGRVRVTTSADGELGELTVSNTGPRIDPREVPRLLEPFRRRAERRHTAGEGAGLGLSIVASIARAHGARLRAEAGPAPDGGLNIRLRFPLETGRIGANATSDTASGRSPGTKID; encoded by the coding sequence GTGAGGGCGGTGCTTCGCTCGGAGCGGGCGCGGCTCACCGCGCTCTACGGCGCCCTGCTGGTCCTCGCCGGCGGGGGCCTCGTCGCGCTGGTCAACGTACTGCTGCGCGAGCAGCTCTACGCCCGCATCAGCGGGGCCGTCACCACCGTCATGCCGGGCCTGCCCGTCGACGCCGGCGGCCACGCCCGACCCACCCCCGCCACGCCGGCCCCGACCCCGGGCGGTGGCATGTCCTTCGCCCCGGCCGAGAAGCTGCCGCCGGGAGCCACGCCCTCTCCCGAGCTGCTCGACCGGTGGAGCACCACCCGCAACCTCTCCACCGCCGTCGAGCAGGCCGCCGTACGGGAACTGACGCTCGTCTCCCTCATCGCCCTCGCGGTGTTCGCCGTGGTGTCGGTCTGGCTGGCCTGGTGGATGGCGGGCCGCGTGCTGCGCCCCGTCGGGGTGATCACCGAGACCGCGCGGCGGCTGTCGGCGGCGAACCTGCACGAGCGGATCGCCCTGAAGGCCCCGCCCGGCGAGCTGAAGCGGCTGGCCGACACCTTCGACGGGATGCTCGACCGGATGGAGGACCTGGTCGGGGCGCAGCGCCGGTTCGCCGCCAACGCCGCGCACGAGCTGCGTACGCCACTCGCCGTGCAGCGGGCCGCCGCCGAGATCGGGCTCGCGGGGGAGCCGGACGCGGCGAAGGTCGCGCGGATCCGCGAGCGGCTGATCGCGGTGGCCGAGTCCAGCGAGCACCTCGTCGAGTCGCTGCTGCTGCTCGCGGTCTCCGAGGAGGGCCTGGAGTCGGCGCGCCCGGTGGACCTGGCGGCGCTGGTGGCCTCGGAGGCGGCGGCGTTCGACTCGCCGGCGGACCCGGACACCCCCACCGTCACGACCGACCTCGCCCCCCTCACGGTGCGGGGCGACGCCGCGCTCCTCGGCCATCTCGTCCGCAACCTCCTCGACAACGCCGTACGCCACAACCGGCCCGGCGGCCGTGTCCGCGTCACCACCTCCGCCGACGGCGAGCTGGGCGAGCTGACGGTGTCCAACACCGGCCCGCGCATCGACCCGCGGGAGGTACCCCGCCTCCTGGAGCCGTTCCGGCGGCGCGCGGAACGCCGGCACACGGCGGGCGAGGGCGCGGGGCTCGGCCTGTCCATCGTCGCCTCGATCGCCCGCGCGCACGGCGCGCGGCTGCGCGCCGAGGCCGGACCGGCCCCGGACGGCGGCCTGAACATCCGGCTCCGCTTCCCGCTGGAGACGGGCCGGATCGGTGCGAACGCCACCTCGGACACCGCCTCGGGCCGTTCGCCGGGAACGAAGATCGACTGA
- a CDS encoding DNA-binding protein: protein MSGTLVLDCEGLSLLVRQERGLLEWLSAAEAEDIRVVISSVTLVEARDPRVKQARFDYAVSRVNVIAPSETIARHASRLLGSAGLHGHNYALDALVAATALEQPAPVTLLTSDPEDLAALCGSRVRVVGV from the coding sequence GTGAGCGGCACGCTCGTCCTCGATTGCGAGGGGCTTTCCCTGCTCGTACGGCAGGAACGCGGTCTGCTGGAGTGGCTGTCGGCAGCCGAAGCCGAGGACATCCGGGTGGTGATCAGCTCGGTCACCCTGGTCGAGGCACGTGATCCCCGGGTGAAGCAGGCCCGTTTCGACTACGCGGTCTCCCGCGTGAACGTCATCGCACCGAGCGAGACCATCGCACGCCACGCGAGCAGGCTGCTCGGCTCGGCTGGACTACACGGGCACAACTACGCGTTGGACGCCCTCGTGGCGGCGACCGCCCTCGAACAGCCCGCGCCCGTCACCCTGCTGACCTCGGACCCCGAGGACCTGGCCGCGCTGTGCGGAAGTCGGGTCCGGGTCGTCGGCGTCTGA
- a CDS encoding LLM class F420-dependent oxidoreductase codes for MARVFPEGRLVYGMQLPIQSQSTLYAEPWEADAGAADLAEVARAADRAGFGYVATCDHVAIPRRLAGAMSTVWYDPVATLAFLAGITERVRLLSHVAIVGLRHPLVTAKQYATLDHLSGGRLILGVGAGHVQEEFEALGVDFERRGAVLDEALDALRAALGPEEYPEFAGERFAFRDLGQLPRPTQARIPVWVGGSSPAAVRRAAVRGDGWLPQGDPRDRLPTRIARIRRLREAAGNPRPVEIGAITEALYVGEPTWNTGRRALTGKPEALAESLREYRAIGVDQIQVRFRSRDRAELVDQITAFGAEVAPLLND; via the coding sequence ATGGCACGCGTGTTTCCGGAAGGCCGACTGGTGTACGGGATGCAGCTCCCGATCCAGTCGCAGAGCACCCTCTACGCCGAACCCTGGGAGGCGGACGCCGGCGCGGCCGACCTCGCCGAGGTGGCCCGCGCCGCCGACCGGGCCGGCTTCGGCTACGTCGCCACCTGCGACCACGTGGCCATCCCGCGCCGGCTCGCCGGCGCCATGAGCACCGTCTGGTACGACCCGGTCGCCACCCTGGCCTTCCTGGCCGGGATCACCGAACGCGTCCGGCTGCTCAGCCACGTCGCGATCGTCGGCCTGCGCCACCCCCTGGTCACCGCCAAGCAGTACGCGACCCTCGACCACCTCAGCGGCGGCCGGCTGATCCTCGGGGTCGGGGCCGGTCACGTACAGGAGGAGTTCGAGGCCCTCGGTGTCGACTTCGAGCGGCGTGGGGCGGTCCTCGACGAGGCCCTGGACGCGCTGCGGGCGGCTCTCGGTCCCGAGGAGTACCCGGAGTTCGCCGGCGAGCGCTTCGCCTTCCGCGACCTCGGTCAGCTGCCGAGGCCGACGCAGGCGCGGATCCCCGTCTGGGTCGGCGGTTCCTCGCCCGCCGCCGTCCGCCGGGCCGCCGTGCGCGGCGACGGCTGGCTCCCGCAGGGCGACCCCCGCGACCGGCTCCCGACGCGGATCGCCCGCATACGCCGACTGCGCGAGGCCGCCGGCAACCCCCGTCCCGTCGAGATCGGCGCGATCACCGAGGCGCTCTACGTCGGCGAGCCGACCTGGAACACCGGCCGCCGCGCCCTCACCGGCAAGCCGGAGGCGCTCGCCGAGTCCCTACGGGAGTACCGGGCGATCGGCGTGGACCAGATCCAGGTCCGCTTCCGCAGCCGCGACCGCGCCGAACTCGTCGATCAGATCACCGCTTTCGGGGCCGAGGTGGCCCCCCTCCTCAACGATTAG
- a CDS encoding SDR family NAD(P)-dependent oxidoreductase, whose product MGKLDGRVVVITGAARGQGEQEARLFAAEGAKVLLGDVLDEQGAAVAKDIGEDRARYVRLDVSREEDWTAAVAAAREAFGPVDGLVNNAGILRFNELTATPLEEFQQVIQVNQVGAFLGIRTLAPEIEAAGGGTIVNTSSYTGLTGMAYVGSYAATKAAILGLTRVAALELAGKGIRVNAMCPGAVDTPMANPGLLDPAGVTDEAREAMAELYKRVVPLGRVGRPEEIARLALFLTGEDSSYITGQPFVVDGGWMAGVSIL is encoded by the coding sequence ATGGGCAAGCTGGACGGGCGCGTCGTCGTCATCACCGGTGCGGCGCGCGGTCAGGGCGAGCAGGAGGCCCGGCTCTTCGCCGCCGAGGGCGCGAAGGTGCTGCTGGGCGACGTACTGGACGAGCAGGGGGCGGCCGTCGCCAAGGACATCGGCGAGGACCGGGCGCGCTACGTACGGCTCGACGTGAGCCGGGAGGAGGACTGGACGGCGGCGGTGGCCGCCGCGCGGGAGGCCTTCGGCCCGGTCGACGGCCTGGTCAACAACGCGGGCATCCTGCGCTTCAACGAGCTGACCGCGACCCCGCTGGAGGAGTTCCAGCAGGTGATCCAGGTCAACCAGGTCGGCGCGTTCCTCGGGATCAGGACGCTCGCCCCCGAGATCGAGGCGGCCGGCGGCGGGACCATCGTCAACACCTCCTCGTACACCGGCCTGACGGGCATGGCGTACGTCGGCTCGTACGCGGCGACCAAGGCGGCGATCCTCGGCCTGACGCGCGTGGCGGCGCTGGAGCTGGCGGGCAAGGGCATCCGGGTCAACGCCATGTGCCCCGGGGCCGTGGACACCCCCATGGCCAACCCGGGGCTGCTGGACCCGGCCGGGGTGACGGACGAGGCGCGGGAGGCGATGGCGGAGCTGTACAAGCGGGTGGTGCCCCTCGGGCGGGTGGGCCGGCCCGAGGAGATCGCGCGGCTGGCCCTCTTCCTGACCGGCGAGGACTCCTCGTACATCACGGGTCAGCCGTTCGTCGTGGACGGCGGCTGGATGGCGGGCGTCAGCATTCTCTGA
- a CDS encoding LLM class flavin-dependent oxidoreductase, with protein MEFGLFVQGYVPEARSKVDPEAEHKALLEETEYVIQADQSGFKYAWASEHHFLEEYSHLSANEVFLGYLAAATERIHLGSGIFNPLAPVNHPVKVAEKVTMLDHLSKGRFEFGTGRGAGSHEILGFMPGITDMNHTKEIWEETIAEFPKMFLQEEYEGFQGKHWSLPPRKVFPKPYGKAHPAMWYAAGSPSSYAMAAKKGLGVLGFSVQKVSDMEWVLEQYKTAIQEAKAIGAFVNDNVMVTSTAICAETHDKAVEIAVNANMNRFQSLVFRYHDTFPRPEAIPQWPETLPEYNAEIIELLIAEELLICGDPTEVRAQCKRWEQAGADQLSFGLPTGVSKEDTLTTIKLIGEHVIPHIDTDPVHRTTRFRQSA; from the coding sequence TTGGAATTCGGGCTCTTCGTGCAGGGATACGTGCCTGAGGCGCGGTCCAAGGTCGACCCCGAGGCGGAGCACAAGGCGCTGCTCGAGGAGACCGAGTACGTCATCCAGGCCGACCAGTCCGGCTTCAAGTACGCCTGGGCCTCGGAACACCACTTCCTGGAGGAGTACTCGCACCTCTCGGCGAACGAGGTCTTCCTCGGGTACCTGGCCGCCGCGACCGAACGGATCCACCTCGGCTCCGGCATCTTCAACCCGCTGGCGCCGGTCAACCACCCGGTGAAGGTGGCCGAGAAGGTCACCATGCTCGACCACCTCTCCAAGGGCCGCTTCGAGTTCGGCACGGGGCGCGGCGCCGGCAGCCACGAGATCCTCGGCTTCATGCCCGGCATCACGGACATGAACCACACGAAGGAGATCTGGGAGGAGACCATCGCGGAGTTCCCCAAGATGTTCCTCCAGGAGGAGTACGAGGGGTTCCAGGGCAAGCACTGGTCGCTGCCGCCGCGCAAGGTCTTCCCCAAGCCGTACGGCAAGGCGCACCCGGCCATGTGGTACGCGGCCGGGTCGCCGTCCTCGTACGCGATGGCGGCGAAGAAGGGGCTCGGCGTCCTCGGCTTCAGCGTCCAGAAGGTCTCGGACATGGAATGGGTCCTGGAGCAGTACAAGACGGCGATCCAGGAGGCGAAGGCGATCGGGGCCTTCGTCAACGACAACGTGATGGTGACGTCGACGGCGATCTGCGCGGAGACGCACGACAAGGCGGTGGAGATCGCCGTCAACGCGAACATGAACCGCTTCCAGTCGCTGGTGTTCCGCTACCACGACACCTTCCCGCGGCCGGAGGCGATCCCGCAGTGGCCGGAGACCCTGCCGGAGTACAACGCGGAGATCATCGAGCTGCTCATCGCGGAGGAGCTGCTGATCTGCGGTGACCCGACGGAAGTCCGCGCCCAGTGCAAGCGGTGGGAGCAGGCGGGCGCGGACCAGCTGTCCTTCGGCCTGCCGACGGGCGTCTCGAAGGAGGACACGCTCACCACGATCAAGCTGATCGGCGAGCACGTCATCCCCCACATCGACACCGACCCCGTCCACCGCACCACCCGCTTCCGCCAGTCCGCCTGA
- a CDS encoding D-aminoacylase, with protein sequence MLDHLIKGATVVDGTGAPARVADVGIRDGRIAVIAEPGGIAEEARTGEDAHGLVLTPGFIDPHTHYDAQLFWDPYATPSMNHGVTTVAGGNCGFTLAPLNPARPEDADYTRRMMSKVEGMALKALEEGVDWTWSTFGEYLDALEGRIAVNAGFMVGHCALRRHVMGEDAVGGQPTPEQLQQMLDLLHDAMDAGAWGLSTTQSSTHSDGAGAPVASRHARPAELLALSRAVSEHEGTQLEAIVAGCLDQFSDEEIDLFVDMSAAAGRPLNWNVLTIDAAVPERVPRQLVPSERARKAGGRIVALTMPILTPMNMSLGTFCALNLIPGWGDILGLPVPERIAKLRDADVRAEMLRRADSKEAGVFRRLADFGRYVIGDTYSKENEGLSGRVVNDIAAERGQDPFRCLVEICAHDDLRTVLWPMPTDNDPASWALRAETWQHEDVMLGGSDAGAHLDRMCGAPYTTRFLGDCLRGRRLVPLERAVKMLTDDPAQLFGLRDRGRIAEGYHADLVLFDPERIEAGPATLVHDLPGDSPRLDARAIGIVSVRVNGVETVRDDEVTGAIPGIVLRSGRDTRTVSTR encoded by the coding sequence ATGCTCGACCACCTGATCAAGGGCGCCACCGTCGTGGACGGCACCGGCGCCCCCGCCCGCGTGGCGGACGTCGGGATCCGGGACGGCCGCATCGCCGTCATCGCGGAGCCCGGCGGCATCGCCGAAGAGGCCCGCACCGGCGAGGACGCGCACGGCCTCGTCCTGACCCCGGGGTTCATCGACCCGCACACCCACTACGACGCCCAACTCTTCTGGGACCCCTACGCCACCCCCTCCATGAACCACGGCGTCACCACCGTCGCCGGCGGCAACTGCGGCTTCACCCTCGCCCCGCTCAACCCGGCCCGTCCGGAAGACGCCGACTACACGCGCCGCATGATGAGCAAGGTCGAGGGCATGGCCCTCAAGGCCCTCGAAGAGGGCGTCGACTGGACCTGGTCCACCTTCGGCGAATACCTCGACGCCCTCGAAGGCCGCATCGCCGTCAACGCCGGCTTCATGGTCGGCCACTGCGCGCTGCGCCGCCACGTCATGGGCGAGGACGCCGTCGGCGGACAGCCCACCCCCGAGCAGCTCCAACAGATGCTCGACCTCCTCCACGACGCCATGGACGCCGGCGCCTGGGGCCTGTCCACCACCCAGTCCTCGACCCACTCCGACGGCGCCGGCGCCCCCGTCGCCTCCCGCCACGCCAGGCCCGCCGAACTCCTCGCCCTCTCCCGGGCCGTCTCCGAACACGAGGGCACCCAGCTCGAAGCGATCGTCGCGGGCTGCCTCGACCAGTTCTCCGACGAGGAGATCGACCTCTTCGTCGACATGAGCGCCGCCGCCGGCCGCCCCCTCAACTGGAACGTCCTCACCATCGACGCCGCCGTCCCCGAACGCGTCCCGCGCCAGCTCGTCCCGAGCGAACGCGCCCGCAAGGCCGGCGGCCGCATCGTCGCGCTGACGATGCCGATCCTCACCCCCATGAACATGTCACTCGGCACGTTCTGCGCCCTCAACCTCATACCGGGCTGGGGCGACATCCTCGGCCTGCCCGTCCCCGAACGGATCGCGAAGCTCCGCGACGCCGACGTGCGGGCCGAGATGCTGCGCCGCGCCGACAGCAAGGAGGCCGGCGTCTTCCGTCGCCTCGCCGACTTCGGGCGCTACGTCATCGGGGACACGTACAGCAAGGAGAACGAGGGCCTCTCCGGCCGCGTCGTGAACGACATCGCGGCCGAGCGCGGCCAGGACCCGTTCCGGTGCCTCGTCGAGATCTGCGCCCACGACGACCTGCGCACCGTGCTCTGGCCCATGCCGACCGACAACGACCCCGCCAGCTGGGCGCTGCGCGCCGAGACCTGGCAGCACGAGGACGTCATGCTCGGCGGCTCCGACGCCGGCGCGCACCTGGACCGGATGTGCGGGGCCCCGTACACGACCCGCTTCCTCGGCGACTGCCTGCGCGGTCGCAGGCTCGTACCGCTGGAGCGGGCCGTGAAGATGCTGACCGACGACCCGGCCCAACTGTTCGGGCTGCGCGATCGCGGCCGGATCGCCGAGGGCTACCACGCGGACCTCGTCCTGTTCGACCCCGAGCGCATCGAGGCCGGCCCCGCGACCCTGGTCCACGACCTGCCGGGCGACAGCCCACGGCTGGACGCGCGGGCGATCGGGATCGTCTCCGTACGGGTCAACGGCGTGGAGACCGTCCGCGACGACGAGGTGACGGGCGCGATCCCCGGGATCGTGCTGCGGTCGGGACGGGACACGAGGACGGTGAGCACGCGATGA
- a CDS encoding aldehyde dehydrogenase family protein, with product MSEPVRQRLYIGGEWVEPDGGHYEVINPADESVVGLAPEASRAQVEEAARAAAEAFGTWSRTTPEARAAILDRAADIMQREFEPWAELARAETGAPTGIARGMQVGVGVSRFRRYAKGALEPVERGLPPQVTDAGPMGKASVLGALEVRQPVGVVTCVTSYNNPWANPAGKVAPALAMGNTVVVKPAPQDPLSVFKMAEALHEAGVPTGVVNVVSGASVEVGEAAVDSPYVDMVSFTGSTAVGQRIAEVCGRGMKRQLMELGGKGAALVLEDADLDAAVLGIGTTFSFYSGQICTAPTRVIVHRSVYGALLEKLTGYLAFMKVGDPAERGTVVGPVISAAHRDRVESYVELGRKEGARIAYGGERPAVGDGRGFYVAPTLLVDCTNDMRVVREEIFGPVVVVVPYDGDDEEAVRLANDSDFGLLSYVWSGDPARAFRVARRLRAGGVGVNTIGRNMEAPFGGFKRSGVGRDVGSYALHAYSEIQSIVWTT from the coding sequence ATGAGCGAGCCCGTGCGGCAGCGGCTGTACATCGGCGGGGAGTGGGTCGAGCCGGACGGCGGCCACTACGAGGTGATCAACCCGGCCGACGAGTCGGTGGTCGGGCTCGCCCCCGAGGCCTCGCGCGCCCAGGTCGAGGAGGCGGCCCGCGCCGCCGCCGAGGCCTTCGGTACGTGGTCCCGTACGACGCCCGAGGCGCGCGCGGCGATCCTGGACCGGGCCGCCGACATCATGCAGCGCGAGTTCGAGCCGTGGGCGGAGCTGGCACGGGCCGAGACGGGTGCCCCGACCGGCATCGCGCGCGGAATGCAGGTCGGCGTCGGGGTGTCCCGCTTCCGCCGGTACGCGAAGGGAGCCCTGGAACCGGTCGAGCGGGGCCTTCCGCCGCAGGTCACCGACGCGGGGCCGATGGGGAAGGCGTCCGTCCTGGGCGCGCTGGAGGTGCGCCAGCCGGTCGGGGTCGTCACGTGCGTGACCTCGTACAACAACCCGTGGGCGAACCCGGCGGGCAAGGTCGCCCCGGCCCTGGCCATGGGCAACACCGTGGTCGTCAAGCCGGCCCCGCAGGATCCGCTGTCGGTGTTCAAGATGGCCGAGGCCCTGCACGAGGCGGGCGTCCCGACCGGGGTGGTGAACGTGGTCTCGGGGGCCTCGGTCGAGGTCGGCGAGGCGGCGGTGGACTCCCCGTACGTGGACATGGTGTCCTTCACCGGCTCGACGGCGGTGGGGCAGCGCATCGCCGAGGTGTGCGGGCGCGGCATGAAGCGGCAGCTGATGGAGCTGGGCGGCAAGGGCGCGGCGCTGGTCCTGGAGGACGCCGACCTCGACGCGGCCGTCCTGGGCATCGGCACCACCTTCTCCTTCTACAGCGGCCAGATCTGCACCGCCCCGACGCGGGTGATCGTCCACCGCTCGGTGTACGGGGCGCTGCTGGAGAAGCTGACCGGCTACCTGGCCTTCATGAAGGTCGGCGACCCGGCGGAGCGCGGCACGGTGGTCGGCCCGGTGATCTCGGCCGCGCACCGCGACCGCGTGGAGTCGTACGTGGAGCTGGGGAGGAAGGAGGGCGCCCGGATCGCGTACGGCGGCGAGCGCCCGGCGGTCGGCGACGGCCGCGGCTTCTACGTGGCGCCGACGCTGCTGGTCGACTGCACGAACGACATGCGCGTGGTCCGGGAGGAGATCTTCGGGCCGGTGGTGGTCGTGGTCCCGTACGACGGGGACGACGAGGAGGCGGTCCGGCTGGCCAACGACAGCGACTTCGGTCTGCTGAGCTACGTGTGGTCCGGCGACCCGGCGCGCGCCTTCCGGGTGGCGCGGCGCCTGCGGGCGGGCGGGGTCGGCGTGAACACGATCGGCCGGAACATGGAGGCCCCGTTCGGCGGCTTCAAGCGCAGCGGGGTGGGTCGGGACGTGGGCTCGTACGCGCTGCACGCGTACAGCGAGATCCAGTCGATCGTCTGGACGACGTAG
- a CDS encoding APC family permease, which yields MTQLETRPQVGDTVSGVAEGDVRGKGLGKGSVGLMGSAVIGISTVAPVYCLTSTLGSTAGEVGMQMPAIFLAGFLPMLLVAFAYRELNKAMPDCGTSFTWTVKAFGPRIGWMCGWGLVIATIIVLSNLAGVATSYFWLLAGEITGNASIAALDENKLVHILTCLTLIAIATAISYRGMTATKGVQYALVGLQLVVLAVFVAMAFQKASAGTFDTGLDFSWQWMNPFAIESMAAFTAGLSLSIFMYWGWDACLATNEETTGSAKTPGRASLIAMVVLVGSYLATGIAAQMAVGTGETGLGLGNPETSGNVFAALAGPVMGPMLGVLLFVAVLASAAASLQTTFIPVARTVLAMSTYEALPPSYAKVHPRFKTPGRATVMAGVATGGFYTIMTLVSENVLTDTIFALGLMICFYYSLTAFACAWYFRGDLRRSARDLFFKGVFPVLGGLLLAAVFCKTLLDAWDPAYGSGSAVFGIGSVFFIGVGLLVLGLGIMLVTERRSPAFFRGEVLTKSTPALVVED from the coding sequence ATGACACAGCTCGAAACTCGGCCTCAGGTCGGAGACACGGTAAGCGGCGTCGCCGAGGGCGACGTTCGCGGCAAGGGCCTCGGCAAGGGGTCCGTCGGTTTGATGGGCAGCGCCGTCATCGGCATCTCCACCGTCGCCCCCGTCTACTGTCTGACCTCGACCCTCGGCTCCACCGCCGGCGAGGTCGGCATGCAAATGCCGGCGATCTTCCTGGCCGGCTTCCTCCCGATGCTGCTGGTCGCCTTCGCGTACCGCGAGCTCAACAAGGCCATGCCGGACTGCGGCACCTCGTTCACCTGGACCGTCAAGGCCTTCGGCCCGCGGATCGGCTGGATGTGCGGCTGGGGCCTGGTGATCGCGACGATCATCGTGCTCTCGAACCTCGCCGGCGTCGCCACCTCGTACTTCTGGCTGCTGGCCGGTGAGATCACGGGCAACGCGTCGATCGCGGCCCTGGACGAGAACAAACTCGTCCACATCCTCACCTGTCTGACCCTCATCGCCATCGCCACCGCCATCAGCTACCGCGGCATGACCGCCACCAAGGGCGTGCAGTACGCCCTGGTCGGCCTCCAGCTCGTCGTCCTCGCCGTCTTCGTGGCCATGGCCTTCCAGAAGGCCTCCGCCGGCACCTTCGACACCGGCCTGGACTTCAGCTGGCAGTGGATGAACCCCTTCGCGATCGAGTCCATGGCCGCCTTCACCGCCGGACTCTCGCTCTCGATCTTCATGTACTGGGGCTGGGACGCCTGCCTGGCCACCAACGAGGAGACCACCGGCTCCGCCAAGACCCCCGGCCGCGCCTCGCTCATCGCGATGGTCGTCCTCGTCGGCTCCTACCTCGCCACCGGCATCGCCGCCCAGATGGCCGTCGGCACCGGCGAGACCGGCCTCGGCCTCGGCAACCCCGAGACCTCCGGCAACGTCTTCGCCGCCCTCGCCGGCCCCGTCATGGGCCCGATGCTCGGCGTCCTGCTCTTCGTCGCCGTCCTGGCGTCGGCCGCCGCGTCCCTGCAGACCACGTTCATCCCGGTCGCCCGTACGGTCCTGGCCATGTCGACGTACGAGGCCCTGCCGCCCTCCTACGCCAAGGTCCACCCGCGCTTCAAGACCCCCGGCCGGGCCACCGTCATGGCGGGCGTCGCGACCGGCGGGTTCTACACGATCATGACCCTGGTCAGCGAGAACGTCCTCACGGACACGATCTTCGCGCTCGGCCTGATGATCTGCTTCTACTACTCCCTCACCGCGTTCGCCTGCGCCTGGTACTTCCGCGGCGACCTGCGCCGCTCGGCGCGTGACCTGTTCTTCAAGGGCGTCTTCCCGGTGCTGGGCGGACTGCTGCTCGCCGCGGTGTTCTGCAAGACCCTGCTGGACGCCTGGGACCCGGCCTACGGATCCGGTTCCGCGGTGTTCGGCATCGGCAGCGTCTTCTTCATCGGCGTCGGACTGCTGGTCCTGGGCCTGGGCATCATGCTCGTCACCGAGCGCCGCAGCCCCGCCTTCTTCCGGGGCGAGGTCCTCACGAAGTCGACGCCGGCCCTGGTGGTCGAGGACTGA
- a CDS encoding VOC family protein encodes MIDSLTHIRVARPSLDLDAAERFYVDGLGLDVLWRTSGHVPGEHDLIMVGPAGGGWHFELTRDPQNPLAPTPTVDDLFVVYLGEAPDDALVRRLIDHGGRRVSSHNPYWDDYGVTIADPDGYRLVLCSRTWG; translated from the coding sequence ATGATCGATTCACTGACTCACATCCGGGTCGCGCGGCCCTCGCTCGACCTTGATGCCGCCGAGCGGTTCTACGTCGACGGTCTCGGCCTGGACGTCCTGTGGCGGACTTCGGGCCACGTGCCCGGGGAGCACGACCTCATCATGGTCGGACCGGCGGGCGGTGGCTGGCACTTCGAGCTGACCCGGGACCCCCAGAACCCGCTCGCCCCCACCCCCACCGTCGACGACCTCTTCGTGGTCTACCTCGGCGAAGCCCCCGACGACGCCCTCGTCCGCCGTCTCATCGACCACGGCGGACGCCGTGTCTCCTCCCACAACCCGTACTGGGACGACTACGGCGTCACCATCGCCGACCCCGACGGCTACCGCCTCGTGCTCTGCTCCCGCACCTGGGGCTGA
- a CDS encoding DUF397 domain-containing protein, protein MNSSQLRWFKSSYSSGDGDSCVEVALSWHKSTYSSGDGDDCVEVATCADTVHIRDSKLTASPELAVGPASWTAFLGTVTA, encoded by the coding sequence GTGAACAGCTCCCAGCTCCGGTGGTTCAAGAGCAGCTACAGCAGCGGCGACGGCGACAGCTGCGTCGAGGTGGCCCTCTCCTGGCACAAGTCCACGTACAGCAGTGGCGACGGTGACGACTGCGTCGAGGTCGCCACCTGCGCCGACACCGTGCACATCCGGGACTCGAAGCTCACCGCGAGCCCCGAGTTGGCGGTCGGTCCCGCCAGTTGGACGGCCTTCCTCGGCACCGTCACCGCCTAG